The Spirosoma radiotolerans genome has a window encoding:
- a CDS encoding beta-N-acetylhexosaminidase, which yields MYKLIALLLLAFPASAQMAIPALIPAPQTLEPGTGTFAITAQTRLAILTPVADVRRMVMDNLPGIPASDAPKLTKAVTVRLAPVPGVGPEGYDLVVTPTGITLTAPEAAGLFYGLQTMRQLMPVVKTVRGQSIPALHIRDQPRFGWRGLMLDVSRHFFDKQFVKRYIDQMAQYKFNVFHWHLSDDQGWRIQINSLPRLTEIGAWRAARTGGRWNDIENAQPGEAPTYGGFYTQDDIREVVQYAQDRHIMIVPEIDMPGHMMAAIAAYPALTCDKKQVLVPTNGKFYKLEDNTLNPCNDSTYRFVDKVLTEVAQLFPGPYIHVGGDEAYKGFWATCEECKATMATNNLKTVEELQSYFINRVEKIVQSKGKKLIGWDEILEGDGPAVRLAPDATVMSWRGMKGGIEAAKQGHPVIMTPAQFCYLDLYQGEPSAEPSTYGMVRLSTSYAFEPVPDSVRADLILGGQGNLWTESVPNIRHAEYMTWPRAFALAEVLWSPKGQRNWPDFMNRVEAHFKRFDVQDVNYARSVYNPIVTLKKHPTGMTEVTLSHELPDTYLYYTTDNTVPDDHFPLYTQPFLMPKGADRVKVIAYRNGKPIGKMVEVMMPVAEKKVQ from the coding sequence ATGTACAAACTCATCGCGTTGCTTCTTCTGGCGTTTCCGGCTTCGGCCCAGATGGCCATTCCGGCTCTGATCCCCGCTCCGCAAACCCTCGAACCCGGCACGGGCACATTTGCCATTACGGCCCAAACCCGGCTCGCTATTCTGACTCCGGTGGCCGATGTGCGCCGAATGGTGATGGACAATTTACCCGGTATCCCTGCTTCGGACGCTCCTAAGCTCACAAAAGCAGTCACGGTCCGGCTGGCTCCTGTACCGGGTGTCGGGCCGGAGGGCTATGATCTGGTTGTAACGCCAACGGGTATTACCCTGACGGCTCCTGAAGCTGCCGGCCTTTTTTATGGGCTGCAAACGATGCGGCAGTTAATGCCAGTAGTCAAAACCGTTCGGGGGCAGTCGATTCCAGCTCTGCACATCCGCGATCAACCCCGTTTTGGCTGGCGGGGATTAATGCTCGACGTGAGCCGCCACTTCTTCGACAAACAGTTTGTGAAGCGGTACATCGACCAGATGGCGCAGTATAAATTCAACGTTTTCCATTGGCACCTCTCCGACGATCAGGGCTGGCGTATTCAGATCAACAGCTTGCCCAGACTAACCGAAATAGGGGCGTGGCGAGCTGCCAGAACGGGCGGACGCTGGAACGATATTGAAAACGCACAACCAGGTGAAGCGCCGACGTACGGTGGTTTCTATACACAGGACGATATTCGCGAAGTGGTTCAGTACGCCCAGGACCGGCACATCATGATTGTGCCCGAAATTGACATGCCGGGCCACATGATGGCCGCTATTGCCGCCTACCCGGCGCTGACGTGTGACAAAAAACAGGTGCTGGTGCCCACCAACGGCAAGTTTTATAAGCTGGAAGACAATACCCTGAACCCCTGCAACGATAGTACATACCGGTTCGTCGACAAGGTATTGACCGAGGTCGCTCAGTTGTTTCCGGGTCCCTACATTCATGTGGGGGGCGACGAAGCCTACAAGGGATTCTGGGCGACTTGTGAGGAATGTAAAGCCACGATGGCTACTAATAACCTCAAAACGGTCGAAGAATTACAAAGCTATTTCATCAATCGGGTGGAGAAAATTGTGCAGTCGAAGGGGAAGAAACTCATTGGCTGGGACGAAATTCTGGAGGGTGACGGTCCGGCGGTTCGGTTAGCGCCTGATGCCACGGTGATGAGCTGGCGGGGTATGAAAGGGGGAATCGAAGCGGCCAAACAGGGTCACCCAGTCATTATGACGCCCGCTCAGTTTTGTTACCTGGACTTATACCAGGGCGAACCATCGGCCGAACCCAGCACCTACGGCATGGTCCGGCTCAGTACTTCCTACGCCTTCGAACCTGTCCCCGACAGCGTGCGGGCCGACCTGATTCTGGGTGGACAGGGTAACCTCTGGACAGAATCTGTACCCAACATACGTCATGCCGAATACATGACCTGGCCGCGTGCCTTTGCTTTGGCCGAAGTCCTCTGGTCGCCCAAAGGCCAGCGCAACTGGCCCGACTTTATGAATCGGGTGGAGGCTCATTTTAAACGCTTCGATGTACAGGACGTGAACTACGCCCGCAGCGTGTATAACCCCATCGTTACGCTGAAAAAGCACCCGACGGGAATGACGGAAGTGACCCTGAGCCACGAACTCCCCGATACGTATCTCTATTACACAACAGACAATACCGTTCCCGATGATCATTTTCCGCTCTACACGCAGCCCTTCCTGATGCCCAAAGGCGCCGACCGGGTTAAAGTAATCGCCTATCGGAACGGAAAACCCATCGGGAAAATGGTGGAGGTGATGATGCCGGTTGCGGAGAAAAAAGTGCAGTAA
- a CDS encoding DMP19 family protein, translating into MSIYNLVGCSEKPHKEDNVNVKDTADARISKFLNDFKNRPIYKNLTEQIIDTTSDEKLLQVVFDNLSQKLPTSYTEEEEYETVQGWNKSRQAIYMIWILESEVNNGGYNQFYANSSGQYSRYLPGALKLVGADRLADLTQRANNVFEKETNKHNENQDGAPTDLSQSYGANLFKRFDDEFYELAEVDSLSQIQVDFIRNHKEKFIDK; encoded by the coding sequence ATGTCAATTTACAATCTTGTAGGTTGCTCAGAAAAGCCGCACAAAGAAGACAACGTTAATGTCAAAGACACAGCGGATGCACGGATAAGTAAGTTTCTTAACGACTTTAAAAATAGACCTATTTATAAAAATTTAACGGAACAGATCATCGATACAACATCCGATGAAAAACTTCTGCAAGTCGTTTTTGATAACTTATCTCAAAAGTTACCTACCAGCTATACGGAGGAGGAAGAGTATGAAACCGTACAAGGTTGGAATAAATCAAGACAGGCCATCTATATGATCTGGATACTGGAGTCGGAGGTAAACAACGGTGGGTATAATCAATTTTATGCTAATTCGAGTGGCCAGTATTCCAGGTACTTACCAGGCGCTCTAAAACTTGTTGGAGCAGACAGGTTAGCTGATTTGACCCAGCGAGCAAATAACGTCTTCGAAAAAGAAACGAATAAACACAACGAAAATCAGGACGGAGCGCCTACTGATCTTAGCCAATCCTATGGGGCCAACCTATTTAAACGATTTGATGATGAATTTTATGAGCTTGCTGAGGTTGACAGTTTAAGTCAGATACAAGTTGACTTTATCCGCAACCACAAAGAAAAATTTATTGATAAGTAG
- a CDS encoding SGNH/GDSL hydrolase family protein, with protein MKKMRMLCFLLACTTRLVTVAQTPVEYVWWNPAKNDFPVIEGQAWTGNDIRNPYDRLPAIAEKTVRKEVWNLSHSSAGLMIRFRATTDQVVVRYVVGNKQQALPHMPATGVSGVDLYAGNSDGDWLWAAGKYTFRDTIQYRYANLEPNDSYKRGREYRLFLPLYNSVQWLEIGVPKGVTLTPLPVRLEKPVVIYGTSIAQGACASRPGMAWTAILGRKLDRPLINLGFSGNGRLEKEVVDLVSQVDASLYVLDCLPNLIATVGIKPEDIKSRILESVKMLRQKRPTIPVLLVDHAGYTDGSISPIRQQYYSDVNTLMHQAFVQLKADGINGIYLLPKSQINLDMDAMVDGTHPTDLGMQQYADAYEKTIRTLLNEPVGDRSTMKPRTQYRDGSFDWEIRHRDMLARLKAKPPRIIFMGNSITHFWGGEPKASRINGADSWNSVLEPLGAQNMGYGWDRIENVLWRVYHGELDGYKADQVVLMIGTNNLQLNTDAEIVAGLKFLIQAIKSRQPTAEVLMVGILPRRDGETRVDTLNEAIAQMTTEANAAFVQPGFVFLQPNGKVDESLFSDGLHPNAEGYRRLAGALRPYLKGGKK; from the coding sequence ATGAAAAAAATGCGGATGCTTTGCTTTCTCCTGGCGTGTACAACCCGCCTGGTTACTGTTGCCCAAACGCCCGTCGAGTACGTATGGTGGAACCCCGCCAAAAACGATTTTCCCGTTATCGAAGGACAGGCCTGGACCGGCAACGATATACGAAATCCTTATGACCGTCTGCCAGCCATAGCCGAGAAAACCGTTCGCAAAGAAGTTTGGAACCTGTCGCATAGCTCGGCGGGGCTGATGATCCGGTTTCGGGCCACTACCGATCAGGTGGTTGTCCGGTATGTGGTGGGCAACAAGCAGCAGGCACTGCCACACATGCCTGCTACGGGCGTGAGCGGGGTCGATCTGTACGCCGGGAACAGCGATGGCGACTGGCTGTGGGCCGCCGGAAAATACACCTTCCGCGATACGATACAGTACCGGTATGCCAACCTTGAGCCAAACGACTCCTACAAACGAGGCCGGGAATACCGCCTGTTTTTGCCCTTGTATAACTCCGTTCAGTGGCTCGAAATCGGCGTTCCGAAAGGCGTGACGCTAACGCCATTGCCCGTTCGGCTCGAAAAACCAGTGGTTATTTACGGTACGTCCATTGCACAGGGTGCCTGTGCCTCGCGGCCCGGCATGGCCTGGACGGCAATTCTGGGGCGCAAACTGGATCGGCCGTTAATTAATCTGGGTTTTTCGGGCAACGGCCGGCTCGAGAAGGAAGTCGTCGATCTGGTATCGCAGGTCGATGCCAGCCTATATGTGCTGGATTGCCTGCCGAATCTGATTGCCACGGTAGGGATCAAACCCGAAGACATCAAAAGCCGGATCCTGGAATCCGTGAAAATGCTGCGGCAAAAACGCCCAACGATACCTGTCCTGCTAGTCGACCATGCGGGTTATACCGATGGCAGCATCAGCCCCATCCGCCAGCAATATTACAGCGATGTAAACACACTGATGCACCAGGCATTTGTGCAGTTGAAAGCAGACGGTATCAACGGGATTTACCTCCTGCCCAAGTCGCAGATCAATCTGGATATGGATGCAATGGTCGACGGAACACACCCGACGGATTTGGGCATGCAGCAGTATGCCGACGCCTACGAAAAAACCATTCGAACTCTACTGAACGAACCCGTGGGCGACCGCTCGACCATGAAGCCACGCACCCAATACCGCGACGGATCGTTTGACTGGGAAATCCGCCACCGCGATATGCTGGCCCGCCTGAAAGCGAAACCACCCCGGATTATCTTCATGGGTAACTCCATTACGCATTTCTGGGGTGGAGAACCCAAAGCCTCGCGTATCAACGGCGCTGACTCCTGGAACAGCGTGCTGGAACCGCTGGGCGCCCAAAATATGGGCTATGGCTGGGACCGCATCGAGAATGTGTTGTGGCGGGTCTACCACGGCGAACTGGACGGCTACAAAGCCGATCAGGTGGTGCTGATGATTGGCACGAACAACCTTCAGTTAAACACGGATGCCGAAATCGTAGCGGGACTCAAGTTTCTGATTCAGGCCATTAAATCCCGCCAACCCACCGCCGAGGTTCTGATGGTGGGTATTTTACCCCGCCGGGACGGCGAAACCCGCGTGGATACCCTCAACGAAGCCATTGCTCAAATGACGACCGAAGCAAATGCCGCCTTCGTACAACCGGGTTTTGTTTTTCTGCAGCCTAACGGCAAAGTCGACGAGTCCTTATTCTCGGACGGTCTGCACCCCAATGCCGAAGGCTACCGACGACTGGCCGGAGCGCTAAGGCCGTATTTGAAAGGCGGAAAGAAGTAG
- the yiaA gene encoding inner membrane protein YiaA, producing the protein MNQKTSPAFVGASWLALGTGMFGYLIGLWRSDMLLNEKGFYFTVLMFGIFSVVSVQKSVRDRLEGLPVTDIYYGICWFSTILSITLLTIGLWNATLLPSEKGFYAFAFLLGLFGAIAVQKNTRDNQELPKKD; encoded by the coding sequence ATGAATCAGAAAACATCACCCGCCTTCGTTGGCGCTTCGTGGCTTGCTCTAGGAACTGGAATGTTCGGCTATTTAATCGGCCTTTGGCGGTCCGACATGCTCTTGAATGAAAAGGGCTTTTATTTCACGGTTTTAATGTTCGGTATTTTTTCGGTAGTCTCCGTACAGAAAAGCGTGAGAGACCGGCTGGAGGGACTACCCGTAACCGATATTTATTACGGAATCTGCTGGTTTTCAACCATTCTGTCCATCACGCTTCTGACCATTGGATTATGGAATGCGACCTTGCTGCCGAGCGAAAAAGGATTCTACGCATTCGCCTTTTTGTTAGGTTTGTTTGGCGCCATCGCTGTCCAGAAAAATACGCGGGATAATCAGGAGTTGCCAAAGAAAGACTGA
- a CDS encoding tetratricopeptide repeat protein, giving the protein MKQLFFLVLLGVLVVAVPVSAVAQQSKRDSLETLLKRTPADTNRVIQLNKAVGLFYSNDPKKAKQYAEQALQLSRRLNYQRGIGRSYLSLGVYQWSQGAYQPAIDLSKTALPYFEKLNDQNGIAAVYSNLGVSARGLGDFAQAITYYFKSLSVNEKIGDQAAVALNYNNIGIVFKYQEKYDQALYYYWQSFRKSAGIEPRNQAGTLQNIGLIYQLKKDYPKAITYLNQARTRFAALHEPKGLVICDNNLGETYSRMQQYDRAEQFIQRALTVGTQFNYTASMVSSLIGLGEIRLATGRARESFSFFDRARTLVEQLGKPDGRLQVYKGLATAHAQTGDFAKAYAFQSKWVVLKDSIFNGESAKKIARVQADYESEKKQAEIELLKKEQEVSRLWRNALGLGSLAALIIAGLIMSRQRLKIRNDQVLLAQSKVVAEKNEQLETQTHLLESQAIRLTAQAGQLQELDAAKSRFFTNVTHEFRTPLTLIIGTLSEKLHLLTETSETVIRQTEVSIMYRNAQRLLHLINQLLDLSKLESGRLDVRLQTNDIRPLVSVVVSLFSSLAEQRHMHLSVQLSPERLPVSYDTDLLEKVITNLLSNAFKFTPDGGEITVYAQPVALDEATFVQIVVEDSGIGITPDQTERIFERFYQGTPSRADRQPGTGVGLSLVREIVDLHQGRIQVENKAGSGARFVVLLPFVALAEETTNPFVPERLPAEQLVATVSPGPDSESPMNKANDERPLLLIVEDNEDVRTFIRNLMQTQYRVMTGENGRAGLTMAQTHLPDLIISDWMMPDMDGIALCHQIKSNECTSHIPFILLTALSAQDKRLTGLETGADDYLTKPFDSRELLIRAQNLIRNRRKLHERFSREIRIQPNQITVTSADEKFMTRVMTIVEANLNNSEFSVEQFGREVGLSRMQLHRKLLALTGQASGDFIRVMRLKRAAQLLDGRSGNVSEIAYAVGFNSLSYFAKCFRDQFGVLPTEYQGRLSSPA; this is encoded by the coding sequence ATGAAACAGCTTTTCTTCCTGGTACTTCTTGGCGTTTTGGTGGTGGCCGTGCCGGTTTCGGCCGTGGCACAACAGAGCAAGCGCGATAGTCTGGAGACGCTTCTTAAACGAACCCCTGCCGATACCAATCGGGTAATTCAGTTAAATAAAGCCGTCGGTTTATTTTATAGCAACGACCCAAAAAAAGCAAAGCAGTATGCTGAACAGGCGCTGCAGCTTTCCCGTCGGCTTAACTACCAGCGGGGCATCGGCCGAAGTTACCTCAGCCTGGGCGTTTACCAATGGTCGCAGGGCGCGTATCAGCCAGCAATCGACCTGTCGAAAACCGCCCTACCGTATTTTGAGAAATTGAACGATCAGAATGGCATTGCTGCGGTCTACAGCAATTTAGGGGTAAGCGCACGGGGGCTAGGCGATTTTGCGCAGGCCATAACCTACTATTTCAAAAGCCTCAGCGTCAATGAAAAAATCGGCGATCAGGCGGCTGTCGCCCTGAATTACAATAACATCGGAATTGTTTTTAAATACCAGGAAAAATACGACCAGGCGCTGTATTACTATTGGCAATCGTTTCGTAAAAGCGCCGGTATCGAGCCCCGCAATCAGGCCGGTACGCTGCAAAATATCGGCCTGATCTACCAGCTAAAAAAAGACTATCCCAAAGCCATTACCTACCTGAACCAGGCCCGGACACGCTTTGCCGCCTTACATGAGCCAAAAGGCTTGGTGATTTGTGACAACAACCTGGGCGAGACCTACTCCCGGATGCAGCAGTACGACCGGGCCGAACAGTTTATACAACGGGCCTTAACAGTGGGGACCCAGTTTAACTACACCGCCAGCATGGTGTCCAGCTTGATTGGCTTGGGAGAGATCAGGCTCGCGACCGGACGGGCGCGGGAAAGTTTTTCTTTTTTTGACAGAGCCCGCACGCTGGTCGAGCAACTCGGCAAGCCAGACGGCCGGCTGCAAGTGTACAAAGGTCTCGCAACGGCACACGCCCAAACCGGCGACTTTGCCAAGGCCTACGCCTTCCAGTCAAAATGGGTTGTTCTGAAAGATTCTATCTTCAACGGAGAGAGTGCGAAAAAGATAGCCAGGGTGCAGGCCGACTACGAATCCGAAAAGAAGCAGGCCGAAATTGAACTCTTAAAAAAAGAACAGGAGGTATCCCGACTGTGGCGTAACGCATTGGGTCTCGGTTCGCTCGCTGCCCTGATTATTGCGGGGTTGATCATGAGTCGGCAGCGCCTGAAAATCCGAAATGACCAGGTGCTGCTGGCCCAAAGTAAGGTCGTTGCCGAAAAAAATGAGCAGTTAGAAACCCAAACGCATCTGCTGGAAAGCCAGGCCATCCGACTAACGGCTCAGGCCGGTCAATTGCAGGAATTAGATGCGGCAAAATCCCGATTCTTTACCAATGTGACCCACGAGTTCAGAACGCCCCTGACACTCATTATCGGTACGCTGAGCGAAAAACTTCATCTGCTGACAGAAACGTCTGAAACCGTTATTCGCCAAACGGAAGTAAGCATTATGTACCGGAATGCACAGCGGCTATTGCATCTGATTAACCAATTACTCGATTTGTCGAAACTTGAATCGGGTCGGCTGGACGTACGGCTACAAACCAATGACATACGACCGCTAGTAAGCGTGGTTGTCTCCCTGTTCTCGTCACTGGCTGAACAACGCCATATGCACCTCTCGGTGCAACTGTCACCCGAGCGCCTGCCAGTGAGTTACGATACGGATTTACTTGAAAAAGTAATCACGAATCTGTTGTCCAATGCCTTTAAGTTTACGCCCGATGGTGGTGAGATAACGGTATATGCCCAACCGGTAGCGCTCGATGAAGCTACGTTTGTTCAGATCGTGGTCGAAGACAGTGGTATCGGTATTACACCAGACCAGACGGAGCGGATATTTGAGCGGTTCTATCAGGGCACTCCGTCGCGGGCAGACCGCCAACCTGGAACTGGCGTTGGGCTGTCTTTGGTCCGGGAAATCGTCGACCTGCATCAGGGACGTATTCAGGTCGAAAACAAAGCTGGTTCGGGTGCCCGGTTCGTCGTGCTGCTTCCGTTCGTCGCGTTAGCCGAAGAGACAACCAACCCATTCGTACCCGAACGGCTTCCGGCAGAACAACTCGTAGCGACCGTATCGCCCGGGCCTGATTCTGAATCACCCATGAACAAGGCCAACGATGAGCGACCGTTGCTGCTCATTGTTGAAGACAACGAGGATGTACGGACATTTATCCGAAATTTGATGCAGACTCAGTACCGGGTAATGACAGGCGAGAACGGCCGCGCAGGGTTAACCATGGCACAGACTCACTTACCCGACCTGATCATTAGTGACTGGATGATGCCCGATATGGATGGTATTGCGCTTTGCCACCAGATTAAATCAAATGAATGTACGAGTCATATTCCTTTCATTCTACTGACGGCCCTATCGGCACAGGACAAGCGACTAACCGGGCTCGAAACGGGAGCCGATGATTACCTGACCAAACCGTTCGATTCGCGGGAATTACTGATCCGGGCGCAGAACCTGATCAGGAATCGCCGGAAGCTGCACGAGCGATTCAGCCGGGAAATCCGCATTCAACCCAACCAGATTACCGTTACCTCAGCCGACGAGAAATTCATGACCCGAGTTATGACAATCGTAGAAGCTAATTTAAACAACTCGGAATTCAGTGTCGAGCAATTCGGGCGGGAAGTGGGCTTGAGCCGCATGCAACTACACCGCAAGCTACTGGCCCTGACCGGACAGGCCTCGGGCGATTTTATTCGGGTCATGCGCCTAAAACGAGCGGCCCAACTCCTCGACGGCCGATCGGGGAATGTATCCGAAATAGCGTATGCCGTTGGCTTTAACTCCCTGTCTTATTTTGCCAAATGTTTCCGGGATCAGTTCGGCGTATTACCCACCGAGTACCAGGGCAGGCTCTCCTCTCCGGCCTAG
- a CDS encoding ligand-binding sensor domain-containing protein — MLESHWLAAQPANLTLEFQHIQEAQGLSYNVVNCLMQDRDGFLWIGTYGGLNRYDGTHFTVFKTDRQRPTSLGNNIVHAICQDKTGAIWVATDDGISRYNSRTGQFDNHKTAGNEALGQCLAILCDRQGGIWFSSANRGIFLLDTRTNQFTSFSHNSANPASISSNSITKNGLLEDPHRNGLWLTSEKDGLNYLDIKSGQFLNHRNNPDQLPIFSHHHTSALTRDGTNRLIFSDNTDERILVYDLSKKKITNRIALASRTGRSAFPLGTVVVDRSHNLWVSSWTYTMFYVDANQYKPQEFFHDVAQKTSIASDFFWAGWQQNDGTIWFGTVNGLSYTNPGKTFYQIHNLARQHPDLANGLGLTSFLEDANGSWWLLSADNELFSYDPAASRLATYKLPITEPNQYRFGLPMMVTGRTKDELIICRTKSLVIFNKRTRTFSPFPLPPVVRTHAQDFSTLVRQGDWLWLFGTSDAIFRYHLPSGQWRIFDLPTETGKARIRVCSASFDKAGTLWADLNGKGFIWFSAKQQRFLMATRQLHTTGFTDHFAFSADAKNRLWLPVSGSGLVEFDPARASFRTWTEQDGLCSNECKSAFVDVYGDIWMGSFNKFSIINPAQSSVQNITLSLNEATIGYVNYMFPLRNGNILTTLKNYVVEFMPRRINSQPTPTNVLISALTLPDTAIALQGPNPTVKLGVSENNFSISYSVLNRAQQTYVYFYTLDGYDDHWVKADTRTVANYTKIPGGDYTFRVKAVAGKTETAEAKLTIHVNSAFYNTRWFRIGLLFLVLTLTYLFYRYRVRQTARLHHFQMQTTRLERDKAQIQYQNLINHLNPHFLFNSLTSLNSLILIKPKDASVFLRKLSAIYRYILQNKDKELVSLQDELTFAQSYIDLQKARFGDGLQIEINVDPEYLTRQIVPVTIQNLLENTIKHNIIDDESPLQIQIYTEQETLFVRNSLQKKEFVETSNKQGLASLKSLYGYLSRQDISVTETATHFWVTIPLL, encoded by the coding sequence ATGCTGGAATCCCATTGGCTGGCCGCCCAGCCAGCCAATCTCACCCTCGAATTTCAACACATTCAGGAAGCGCAGGGCCTGTCGTACAACGTTGTCAACTGCCTTATGCAGGACCGCGATGGTTTCCTCTGGATCGGCACCTATGGCGGGTTGAATCGCTATGACGGTACGCATTTCACCGTTTTCAAAACCGACCGGCAGCGCCCGACCAGCTTAGGAAATAACATCGTTCATGCGATATGCCAGGATAAAACCGGGGCCATATGGGTAGCTACGGACGATGGAATCAGCCGATATAACAGCCGCACAGGACAGTTTGATAACCACAAGACCGCCGGCAATGAAGCCCTGGGCCAATGCCTGGCTATTTTGTGCGATCGACAGGGCGGCATTTGGTTTTCCAGTGCCAACAGAGGGATCTTTTTGCTAGACACCCGTACCAATCAATTCACTTCATTCAGCCATAATTCCGCGAATCCAGCCTCCATTTCCAGCAACTCAATCACCAAAAACGGGCTACTGGAAGACCCGCACCGCAACGGTCTCTGGTTGACGTCGGAAAAAGATGGCCTTAATTACCTGGATATCAAATCGGGGCAGTTTCTCAATCACCGCAACAACCCCGATCAACTCCCTATTTTTTCTCACCACCACACGTCAGCCTTAACACGAGATGGTACGAATCGACTGATTTTTTCTGACAATACGGACGAGCGCATTCTGGTATACGATCTATCGAAAAAGAAAATAACCAACCGCATAGCACTGGCCAGCCGAACAGGCCGGTCGGCTTTCCCACTGGGTACGGTCGTCGTCGATCGAAGCCATAACCTGTGGGTCAGTTCCTGGACATACACCATGTTTTATGTTGATGCGAACCAGTATAAGCCTCAGGAATTCTTTCACGACGTTGCTCAGAAAACATCCATAGCCAGCGACTTTTTCTGGGCGGGCTGGCAGCAAAATGATGGCACGATCTGGTTCGGTACGGTTAACGGCCTCTCGTATACCAATCCGGGAAAGACGTTTTACCAGATTCATAATCTGGCCCGCCAGCACCCGGACCTGGCCAATGGCCTGGGGTTGACCTCGTTTCTGGAAGACGCCAACGGAAGCTGGTGGCTGCTATCGGCCGATAACGAACTGTTTTCTTACGACCCGGCCGCCAGCCGGTTGGCGACCTACAAACTACCCATTACGGAGCCGAATCAGTATCGGTTCGGCTTGCCAATGATGGTTACGGGCCGCACGAAAGACGAACTGATCATTTGCCGAACAAAATCACTGGTCATTTTTAACAAACGAACCCGAACGTTTTCTCCTTTTCCCTTGCCGCCCGTTGTAAGGACGCATGCCCAGGATTTTAGCACCCTGGTTCGGCAGGGCGACTGGCTCTGGTTGTTTGGCACCAGTGATGCTATCTTTCGGTATCACCTGCCATCAGGCCAGTGGCGTATTTTCGACCTACCCACTGAGACGGGAAAGGCCAGAATCAGGGTTTGTTCTGCCAGTTTCGATAAAGCCGGAACGCTATGGGCTGACCTCAACGGGAAAGGATTTATCTGGTTCTCGGCCAAACAACAGCGTTTTTTAATGGCAACACGGCAGTTGCACACGACGGGCTTTACCGACCATTTTGCGTTTAGTGCCGATGCGAAAAACCGGCTATGGCTGCCCGTATCCGGGAGCGGCTTAGTTGAGTTTGACCCTGCTCGGGCCAGCTTCCGCACCTGGACCGAGCAGGATGGCCTGTGCTCAAACGAGTGTAAATCCGCCTTTGTCGATGTGTATGGGGATATCTGGATGGGCTCCTTCAACAAGTTTTCAATCATCAATCCGGCCCAATCGTCGGTCCAGAACATCACGTTATCGCTCAACGAAGCTACCATTGGTTACGTCAACTACATGTTTCCCCTCCGAAACGGCAACATACTCACCACCTTAAAAAATTATGTGGTTGAGTTTATGCCGCGCCGAATCAATAGCCAGCCGACACCCACCAACGTCCTGATCAGTGCCCTCACCTTACCCGACACGGCCATCGCTCTTCAAGGGCCTAACCCGACGGTTAAGCTGGGAGTTAGCGAGAATAATTTCAGTATCAGCTATTCCGTGCTGAACCGTGCCCAACAGACGTACGTGTATTTTTACACCTTAGACGGCTACGATGATCATTGGGTGAAGGCCGACACCCGAACCGTTGCCAATTACACCAAAATTCCGGGGGGAGATTATACGTTCAGGGTGAAAGCGGTGGCGGGAAAAACAGAAACCGCCGAAGCTAAATTGACGATTCATGTCAATTCGGCATTCTATAACACCCGCTGGTTCCGGATCGGACTGCTTTTCCTGGTCCTGACGCTGACGTATCTGTTTTATCGCTACCGCGTTCGGCAAACGGCCCGGCTTCACCACTTTCAGATGCAAACGACCCGGCTGGAACGGGATAAAGCCCAGATTCAGTATCAGAACCTGATCAACCACCTGAACCCGCATTTTCTGTTCAACAGTCTGACTTCGCTCAACAGCCTGATCCTGATCAAACCAAAAGACGCATCGGTATTTCTGCGAAAGCTATCGGCCATTTACCGGTACATCCTGCAAAATAAAGATAAAGAGCTTGTCAGTCTTCAGGATGAATTGACCTTCGCCCAGAGTTATATCGACCTGCAAAAGGCCCGTTTCGGGGATGGGCTCCAGATCGAGATCAACGTTGATCCGGAATACCTGACCCGGCAGATTGTTCCCGTAACGATCCAGAACTTACTGGAAAACACGATTAAGCACAACATTATTGATGACGAGAGTCCGCTACAGATTCAGATTTACACCGAACAGGAGACGCTGTTTGTCAGGAACAGTCTACAGAAAAAAGAATTCGTCGAAACATCCAACAAACAGGGCTTGGCCAGTCTGAAATCGCTGTATGGTTACCTGAGTAGACAAGACATCAGCGTAACCGAAACGGCTACTCACTTTTGGGTTACGATTCCACTGCTCTAA